A genome region from Thermococcus gorgonarius includes the following:
- a CDS encoding ABC transporter ATP-binding protein: MVEVRIENLVKTFGETVALKGINLHIKHGELFTLLGPSGCGKSTTLRSIAGLEYPDSGHIYFGDEDVTYLPPSKRGAVLVFQNYALWPHMTVFDNVAYGLKIRKVPKAEIEKKVKWALELVKLQGFEDRYPTQLSGGQQQRVAIARALVVEPRVLLLDEPLSNLDAKLRLEMRSEIRRIQRELGITVIYVTHDQEEAMAISDRIAVMNVGTVEQVGTPKEIYETPKTEFVASFMGKTNVIPAKVVERNGDRVTVEFEDIRIDGLHYTEKSDNVVVVIRPERIKLKPVENAVSFTGTVDLIEYYGFFIEVVGLFGDTRIIARTISDREISHLKPLQEVTFYVDRDDIIVLPRQQL, from the coding sequence ATGGTGGAAGTCAGGATTGAAAACCTCGTTAAGACCTTCGGAGAGACCGTTGCACTCAAGGGCATAAACCTTCACATAAAGCACGGGGAGCTCTTCACGCTCCTCGGACCGAGCGGCTGCGGAAAATCAACGACCCTCAGGTCGATAGCTGGCCTTGAATACCCGGACAGCGGGCACATCTACTTCGGAGACGAGGATGTCACATATCTGCCCCCCAGCAAGAGGGGTGCAGTCCTCGTCTTTCAGAACTACGCCCTCTGGCCCCACATGACGGTATTTGACAACGTCGCCTACGGGCTTAAGATTAGGAAGGTCCCGAAGGCTGAGATAGAGAAGAAGGTCAAGTGGGCCCTTGAGCTGGTCAAGCTCCAGGGGTTCGAGGACCGTTACCCGACCCAGCTGAGCGGTGGTCAGCAGCAGCGTGTGGCCATAGCTAGGGCTCTCGTTGTTGAGCCGAGGGTTCTCCTCCTCGACGAGCCGCTCAGCAATCTCGACGCAAAGCTAAGGCTCGAGATGCGCTCGGAGATAAGGCGCATACAGCGCGAGCTCGGAATTACCGTCATCTACGTTACCCACGACCAGGAGGAGGCAATGGCCATAAGCGACAGGATAGCGGTCATGAACGTCGGAACGGTGGAGCAGGTAGGTACCCCCAAGGAGATATACGAGACGCCCAAGACCGAGTTCGTTGCCAGCTTCATGGGCAAGACCAACGTCATCCCGGCCAAGGTAGTGGAAAGGAATGGGGATAGGGTCACCGTTGAGTTTGAAGACATAAGGATTGACGGTCTCCACTACACAGAGAAGAGCGACAATGTGGTCGTGGTGATCAGGCCGGAGAGGATAAAGCTCAAACCCGTTGAAAACGCTGTCTCGTTCACCGGGACGGTTGACCTCATTGAGTACTACGGATTCTTCATAGAGGTCGTCGGCCTCTTCGGAGACACCAGGATCATCGCCAGAACCATAAGTGACAGGGAGATCTCGCACCTCAAGCCACTCCAGGAGGTCACGTTCTACGTCGACAGGGATGACATCATAGTCCTTCCGAGGCAGCAGCTTTAA
- a CDS encoding metallophosphoesterase, whose amino-acid sequence MLGRRALVFLLVLMAIAAAFAVPQTSVQAASNVVVPGQIVLDPLPGTPAVGLPGDIIEVHPAEGVNIQSLQIVSILHGPYDLQIVGTEDGVVKAKIPDETVPDVYFLVVKSDKGDVTIPNGVWVMEKAPTVLRIAHGSDLHVTSGFKMGFVCGDYFQKSIPEILNYCKNPIGMHSYTAAESFMTYYAMTGIRGQNVINLIISTGDDVDTSGDQEGYKMFDKAILHATAAGTPLISIKGNHDHPPTYYSKYVGPRYFYRVIGDFLIIGLDSRGEERHPEMEQLQWMEDVLKSHPNKTVIVLVHHPFWYSTPDGNWGGTIKGYTAFDDNDWNALTKFVSWDWEGRNGEYDDIARYFLQMVEKYNIRLVLAGHIHRDKPVLYIDKNGNEHWFWTVTTTGAPDKTSNPPSEKDKARGYTTPSWYGSQVIYVYSNGTVEFPLAGNVLHEGISSLPVPQKFVVFRQEGLEGTAVQFFNELNESVSGPLVIKIPAGASVDPESTNITYEVVAEREIGGENYMLLNVTIPRGISQITAVTKKDTKPPEVSIGYITPSKPQPGQRFSVYISANDNVGIKTMKVQIIVGGKVVKELPAFSVKPSEVKATYFTEVDGVNATTFTIKAIATDFYGNTKEATYQVGTAATTKSTAETSNNEGKGICGPAAIVALAAVPALFLRRK is encoded by the coding sequence ATGCTTGGGAGAAGAGCCTTGGTCTTCCTTCTGGTACTGATGGCAATAGCAGCAGCTTTTGCAGTTCCTCAAACCAGCGTCCAGGCCGCTAGCAATGTTGTGGTCCCGGGCCAGATAGTGCTTGACCCTCTTCCGGGAACACCGGCAGTAGGCCTCCCGGGCGATATAATCGAGGTTCATCCGGCTGAGGGCGTTAACATTCAGTCCCTCCAGATCGTATCGATACTCCACGGTCCCTACGACCTCCAGATCGTCGGAACCGAAGACGGTGTGGTCAAGGCCAAGATACCCGATGAGACGGTTCCAGACGTCTACTTCCTCGTCGTTAAGAGCGACAAGGGCGATGTAACTATTCCCAACGGGGTCTGGGTTATGGAGAAGGCCCCCACAGTACTCAGAATAGCCCACGGAAGCGACCTCCATGTCACAAGCGGATTCAAGATGGGCTTCGTGTGTGGGGACTACTTCCAGAAGAGCATCCCGGAGATACTCAACTACTGCAAGAACCCCATAGGAATGCACAGCTACACCGCCGCAGAGAGCTTCATGACGTACTACGCTATGACTGGCATTAGGGGTCAGAACGTTATAAACCTCATAATCAGTACGGGCGACGACGTGGACACCAGCGGTGACCAGGAAGGATACAAAATGTTCGACAAGGCGATCCTGCATGCCACGGCCGCAGGGACGCCCTTGATAAGCATAAAGGGTAACCATGACCATCCACCAACCTACTACAGCAAGTATGTCGGCCCCAGATACTTCTACAGGGTCATTGGGGACTTCCTTATCATAGGTCTGGACAGCAGGGGTGAAGAGAGACATCCAGAAATGGAGCAGCTCCAGTGGATGGAGGACGTTCTCAAGAGCCACCCGAACAAGACCGTCATCGTCCTCGTCCACCACCCGTTCTGGTACAGTACCCCCGATGGAAACTGGGGCGGAACTATAAAGGGCTACACCGCCTTTGACGATAACGACTGGAATGCCCTCACCAAGTTCGTCAGCTGGGACTGGGAGGGAAGGAACGGCGAGTACGACGACATAGCGAGGTACTTCCTCCAGATGGTTGAGAAGTACAACATCAGGCTCGTCCTTGCCGGCCACATTCACAGAGACAAACCGGTTTTGTACATAGATAAGAATGGTAACGAGCACTGGTTCTGGACCGTTACAACAACTGGCGCCCCGGACAAGACCAGCAACCCGCCGAGCGAAAAGGACAAGGCAAGGGGATACACCACACCGAGCTGGTATGGATCACAGGTCATCTACGTGTACTCCAACGGCACCGTTGAGTTCCCGCTCGCTGGAAACGTTCTCCACGAGGGCATAAGCTCCCTGCCTGTACCACAGAAGTTCGTAGTCTTCAGGCAGGAGGGACTGGAGGGCACGGCTGTCCAGTTCTTCAACGAGCTCAACGAGAGCGTCAGCGGCCCGCTTGTCATAAAGATACCCGCGGGCGCCAGTGTTGACCCGGAGAGCACGAACATAACGTACGAAGTTGTCGCCGAGAGGGAAATAGGCGGGGAGAACTACATGCTGCTGAACGTCACGATCCCCAGGGGGATCAGCCAGATAACCGCCGTCACAAAGAAGGACACCAAACCGCCGGAGGTCTCAATAGGGTACATTACCCCGAGTAAGCCCCAACCGGGCCAGAGGTTCTCGGTTTACATAAGCGCCAACGACAACGTCGGCATAAAAACTATGAAGGTCCAGATAATCGTCGGCGGAAAGGTTGTGAAAGAGCTTCCTGCCTTCTCCGTTAAGCCATCTGAGGTCAAAGCGACTTACTTCACTGAAGTAGATGGCGTCAACGCAACCACGTTCACCATAAAAGCCATCGCAACGGACTTCTACGGTAACACCAAGGAGGCAACCTATCAGGTGGGCACAGCCGCCACAACCAAGTCTACAGCTGAGACTTCAAACAATGAAGGAAAAGGGATCTGCGGGCCAGCCGCTATCGTTGCCCTCGCCGCAGTTCCCGCCCTCTTCCTGCGGAGGAAGTGA
- a CDS encoding DEAD/DEAH box helicase — MLFVVRPGRKKNELEAFFIEKESEKLSQMQGLKADRVYRFIMREGRLFKVLEGSQYRNPKEIEKLLRQARIVLVNADEWEDYFKRRLQNKNVEKAELCRLCLLEDKITVLTEGNRIKYRNEYICERCAEDELKRELRFRFNSIAMFDQAKKLLERFRDLDKVLYAFDPRFDPTKHPEITKWDELKAKHVKVERLKVDELPLPERFKEVLKGEGVNELLPVQSLAVKNGLLDGENLLVVSATASGKTLIGELAGIPKAMEGKKMLFLVPLVALANQKYEDFKRRYSKLGLRVAIRVGMSRIKTKDELVVVDTDIDADIIVGTYEGIDYLLRAGRKIGNVGTVIIDEIHTLDDEERGPRLDGLIARLRKLYPHAQFIGLSATVGNPEELAKELGLKLVLYDERPVDLERHVIIARNESEKWRHVANLCKAEAMRKSKQGYKGQTIVFTFSRKRTHELSAYLTSKGLKAKPYHSGLPYKQRKLTEMEFLAQRLDVVVTTAALGAGVDFPASQVIFESLAMGNKWLSVREFHQMLGRAGRPLYHEKGKVYLIVEPGRKYSAQMEGAEDEVAFKLLTAPIEPVTVEWSDELEQDNVLAHSCVFNRLEVIEEVQARCLGANQSAEKVLEKLEEFGLVRLKRPFVEVTPYGRAVSMSFLLPKEAEFIRISLGKKPARWIAVKLLPFENLYLSGTLQRELEGAVRGRISANVFSSSFASILEELDRVIPELSPNAAERLFTIYQDFFMCGEDDCTEYAMEKVSNLIIELRRSGKHPTQIAEHFRKVYGLIVYPGDVFTWLDGIVRKLEAIERIARVFRFRNVEEEAKVLKREIEEARTIRNGGERKGRKGFTSSAGRGRELRRGQR; from the coding sequence ATGCTCTTCGTTGTGAGACCAGGGAGAAAGAAGAACGAGCTTGAGGCCTTCTTCATTGAGAAAGAGTCCGAAAAGCTTTCCCAGATGCAGGGGCTTAAGGCTGACAGAGTTTACCGCTTCATAATGCGCGAGGGAAGACTCTTCAAGGTTCTTGAGGGGAGCCAATACCGGAACCCAAAGGAGATAGAGAAACTCCTCCGCCAGGCCAGGATAGTGCTTGTAAACGCCGACGAGTGGGAGGACTACTTCAAAAGGAGGCTCCAGAACAAGAACGTCGAGAAGGCCGAGCTGTGTCGCCTCTGCCTACTTGAGGACAAGATTACGGTTTTGACAGAGGGCAACAGGATTAAGTACCGCAACGAGTACATCTGCGAGCGCTGTGCCGAGGACGAGCTCAAGAGAGAACTCCGCTTCCGCTTCAACAGCATAGCTATGTTCGACCAGGCTAAAAAGCTTTTGGAGAGGTTTAGAGACCTCGACAAAGTCCTATACGCTTTCGACCCGCGCTTTGACCCGACGAAGCATCCAGAGATTACCAAGTGGGACGAGCTCAAGGCAAAGCACGTTAAGGTTGAGAGGCTTAAGGTCGATGAGCTACCCCTCCCTGAGAGGTTTAAGGAAGTCCTGAAGGGGGAGGGCGTAAACGAACTCCTTCCGGTTCAGAGCTTGGCCGTGAAGAACGGCCTCCTTGACGGCGAAAACCTGTTGGTGGTTTCCGCCACTGCCAGCGGTAAGACGCTCATCGGCGAGCTCGCGGGAATCCCGAAGGCGATGGAAGGAAAAAAGATGCTCTTCCTGGTGCCGCTGGTGGCCCTCGCAAACCAGAAGTACGAGGACTTCAAGAGAAGGTATTCCAAACTCGGCCTCAGGGTGGCCATACGCGTTGGCATGAGCAGGATAAAGACGAAGGATGAGCTTGTGGTTGTTGATACCGACATTGATGCAGACATAATCGTCGGAACCTATGAGGGAATAGACTACCTGCTCAGAGCTGGGAGAAAGATAGGAAACGTCGGAACGGTTATCATAGATGAGATCCACACGCTGGACGACGAGGAGCGCGGGCCCCGTCTAGATGGCCTCATCGCGAGGCTGAGAAAACTCTATCCTCACGCCCAGTTTATAGGTCTGAGCGCAACCGTTGGGAATCCGGAGGAACTGGCCAAGGAACTCGGGTTAAAACTGGTCCTCTACGACGAGAGGCCCGTTGATCTCGAGAGGCACGTGATAATAGCGAGAAACGAGAGTGAGAAGTGGAGGCACGTAGCGAACCTCTGCAAAGCGGAGGCAATGAGAAAGTCGAAGCAGGGCTACAAAGGCCAGACCATAGTCTTCACGTTCTCAAGGAAGAGAACCCACGAACTCTCAGCCTACCTCACGAGCAAAGGCCTCAAAGCGAAGCCCTATCACTCGGGTCTGCCCTATAAGCAGAGAAAACTCACGGAGATGGAGTTTCTGGCCCAGAGACTTGACGTCGTTGTTACGACTGCGGCTCTCGGAGCTGGAGTTGATTTCCCTGCATCTCAGGTCATATTCGAGAGCCTCGCGATGGGCAACAAGTGGCTCAGCGTTAGGGAGTTCCACCAGATGCTTGGAAGGGCCGGAAGGCCACTCTACCATGAGAAGGGAAAGGTCTACCTCATAGTCGAGCCCGGGAGGAAGTATTCTGCCCAGATGGAGGGGGCGGAGGATGAAGTGGCGTTTAAGCTTTTGACGGCTCCGATAGAGCCGGTAACCGTTGAGTGGAGCGATGAACTTGAACAGGACAACGTTCTTGCCCATTCCTGCGTCTTCAACAGGCTTGAGGTCATCGAGGAAGTTCAGGCCAGATGTCTTGGGGCGAACCAGAGCGCTGAAAAAGTTCTGGAAAAACTTGAGGAGTTCGGGCTTGTAAGGCTGAAGAGGCCCTTCGTCGAGGTAACCCCCTATGGAAGGGCCGTGAGCATGAGCTTTCTCCTGCCAAAGGAGGCCGAGTTCATAAGGATCAGCCTCGGGAAAAAGCCCGCCCGGTGGATAGCGGTGAAGCTTCTGCCCTTTGAGAACCTCTATCTGAGCGGAACACTTCAGAGGGAGCTTGAAGGGGCAGTAAGGGGGAGGATAAGCGCCAACGTCTTCTCTTCGAGCTTTGCATCCATACTTGAGGAGCTTGACAGAGTTATCCCCGAACTAAGCCCCAACGCGGCGGAGAGGCTTTTCACCATCTACCAGGACTTCTTTATGTGCGGTGAAGACGACTGCACCGAGTACGCGATGGAAAAGGTGAGCAACCTGATAATCGAGCTGAGACGGAGCGGGAAGCATCCCACTCAAATAGCCGAGCACTTCAGGAAGGTCTATGGCCTGATAGTCTATCCCGGCGACGTCTTCACGTGGCTCGACGGCATAGTCAGGAAGCTTGAGGCAATAGAGAGGATAGCGAGGGTCTTCAGGTTCAGGAATGTGGAGGAAGAAGCAAAAGTCCTGAAGAGGGAGATTGAGGAGGCCAGGACGATACGCAACGGGGGAGAAAGAAAAGGAAGGAAGGGCTTCACTTCCTCCGCAGGAAGAGGGCGGGAACTGCGGCGAGGGCAACGATAG
- a CDS encoding 30S ribosomal protein S8e codes for MAIWQGRSLKKPSGGRIVLARKKRKRELGREPANTRVAEEKEKRKIIRTYGGNRKVRLIEALYANVFEGGKGKKVKILNVVENPANRQYARRNIITKGAIIETEIGKAIVTSRPGQDGVVNAVLIKEENA; via the coding sequence ATGGCTATCTGGCAGGGAAGATCACTTAAAAAGCCTTCAGGTGGAAGGATTGTCCTCGCTAGGAAGAAGAGGAAGAGGGAGCTCGGTAGAGAGCCGGCTAACACCAGGGTTGCCGAAGAAAAGGAGAAGAGGAAGATAATCAGAACCTACGGTGGCAACAGGAAAGTCCGCCTTATTGAGGCCCTCTACGCCAACGTCTTCGAGGGCGGAAAGGGTAAGAAGGTTAAGATCCTCAACGTCGTCGAGAACCCGGCCAACAGGCAGTACGCGAGAAGAAACATCATCACCAAGGGAGCCATAATAGAGACCGAGATAGGAAAGGCCATCGTAACCAGCAGACCGGGTCAGGACGGCGTTGTTAACGCAGTTCTCATCAAGGAGGAGAACGCCTGA
- a CDS encoding L-aspartate oxidase has protein sequence MVSVGIIGGGIAGLTAALVLSNRGYEVTVIHSGIKSTNSYLAQAGIALSILEGDSPGLHVSDTMRAGKYLNDEEVVWNVISKSPEVYDFFLSLGLKFEENETEGGHSFPRVFTIKNETGKHMMKTLYLHAKESGINFVKGWAEELAVKHKRAYGVFVDGEFMKFDATVIATGGFTSLFKYTAGSPLNLGFLIGDAIMKGALARDLEFVQFHPTGFIGKNGVKLISEAVRGAGAKLVTEDGERFVNELSTRDIVARAIYLKTLEGKRVFLDARSITSFKRKFPQVYAFLVKEGLDPSRDLIPVSPIAHYTIGGMATDLWYRTNIKNLYAIGEAASNGFHGANRLASNSLLECVVSGLEIARTIARERPRVREVRDVPYHGYEAGDVESLREILWDHAGIVRSGRRLKEGIKKLESVEADPRLKLLARGVLECAFAREESRGSHYREDFPVVRKTYQRPSFFDGRCRL, from the coding sequence ATGGTTTCAGTCGGTATAATCGGGGGTGGAATAGCCGGCTTAACTGCTGCCTTGGTTCTCTCTAATAGAGGTTATGAAGTCACTGTAATTCATTCCGGGATAAAGTCTACGAACTCTTACCTGGCTCAGGCTGGAATAGCGCTGTCCATCTTGGAGGGCGATTCTCCCGGCCTTCACGTCTCTGACACAATGCGAGCCGGAAAATACCTCAACGACGAGGAAGTGGTCTGGAACGTCATTTCAAAATCCCCCGAGGTTTATGATTTCTTTCTCTCACTCGGCCTGAAGTTTGAGGAGAACGAAACTGAAGGCGGTCACTCCTTTCCGAGGGTGTTCACGATAAAGAACGAGACCGGAAAGCACATGATGAAAACCCTCTACCTTCACGCAAAGGAGTCGGGAATTAACTTCGTCAAAGGCTGGGCTGAGGAACTTGCCGTTAAGCACAAAAGAGCCTATGGTGTTTTCGTTGACGGAGAATTTATGAAGTTTGACGCGACCGTTATAGCAACGGGGGGTTTCACCAGTTTATTCAAGTACACGGCGGGGTCGCCACTCAACTTGGGCTTTCTTATTGGGGACGCGATTATGAAGGGGGCCCTTGCAAGGGATCTTGAGTTCGTTCAGTTTCATCCGACTGGTTTCATTGGGAAGAACGGCGTTAAGCTCATAAGCGAGGCAGTCCGCGGTGCCGGTGCGAAGCTGGTGACCGAAGACGGGGAACGCTTCGTGAACGAACTCTCAACCAGGGATATTGTTGCCAGGGCTATATACCTGAAAACGCTCGAAGGAAAACGCGTCTTCCTTGATGCGAGGAGCATAACCAGCTTCAAGAGGAAGTTCCCTCAGGTTTACGCTTTTCTGGTTAAGGAAGGGCTTGATCCATCAAGGGACTTAATCCCCGTTTCACCCATTGCTCATTACACAATAGGAGGGATGGCCACGGATTTGTGGTACAGAACCAACATAAAGAACCTCTATGCAATAGGCGAAGCCGCCAGTAACGGTTTTCACGGTGCAAACAGGCTGGCCAGTAACTCCCTTCTTGAGTGCGTGGTTTCCGGCCTGGAAATAGCCAGAACGATTGCCAGGGAGAGGCCGCGCGTTAGGGAAGTCAGGGATGTCCCCTACCACGGCTACGAGGCTGGAGACGTTGAATCCCTGAGGGAAATCCTCTGGGATCATGCTGGGATCGTTAGAAGTGGCAGAAGGCTGAAAGAGGGCATTAAAAAGCTCGAGTCTGTGGAAGCTGATCCAAGGCTCAAACTTTTGGCTAGAGGAGTTTTGGAATGTGCCTTTGCCAGAGAGGAGAGCAGGGGAAGCCACTACCGTGAGGACTTTCCGGTTGTGAGAAAGACCTACCAGAGGCCATCGTTTTTTGACGGAAGGTGCAGGCTCTAA
- a CDS encoding IGHMBP2 family helicase, whose amino-acid sequence MERELSRFINRLKELVELERKAEIEAMRAEMKRLSGREREKVGRAILGLNGKIIGEELSYFLIRYGREKEIKTEISVGDLVVVSKRDPLKSDLVGTVVEKGKRFITVALESVPEWALKGVRLDLYANDITFKRWIENLNNLHDSGRMALEFYLGLSEPEEGEKVDFTPYDKSLNASQRKAIAGALGSSDFFLIHGPFGTGKTRTLAELIRQEVKRGNKVLATAESNVAVDNLVERLADSGLNIVRVGHPSRVSKQLHETTLAYKITQHELYGELRELRIIHQNLKEKRDTFTKPSPKYRRGLSDREILRLASRGIGTRGIPARIVREMAEWIKLNEQVKKTLDDAIKLEERIAREIIKEADVVLTTNSSSGLDVVSYGDFDVAVIDEATQATIPSVLIPINRAKRFILAGDHKQLPPTILSERAKELSKTLFEGLIERYPKKSEMLTIQYRMNEKLMEFPSREFYSGKVKAAESVRNITLADLGVKSQTQEKPWSEVLDPENVLVFVDTSEREDRFEKQRKGSDSRENPLEAKIVAEIVKRLFGIGLKPEFVGVITPYDDQRDLLSTLLPEDVEVKTVDGYQGREKEAIVISFVRSNPRGELGFLTDLRRLNVSLTRAKRKLIAVGDASTLSSHPTYRRFLEFVSKEGVLVRVQ is encoded by the coding sequence ATGGAAAGAGAACTCTCAAGGTTCATTAACCGCCTCAAGGAACTGGTCGAGCTCGAGCGAAAGGCCGAGATAGAAGCCATGAGGGCAGAGATGAAACGCCTGTCCGGAAGAGAACGTGAGAAAGTTGGAAGGGCCATTCTGGGCCTGAACGGTAAAATCATTGGCGAGGAACTGAGCTATTTTCTGATTAGATACGGGCGTGAGAAGGAAATAAAGACCGAAATAAGCGTTGGCGACCTGGTTGTGGTAAGCAAAAGGGATCCCCTTAAGAGCGATTTGGTCGGGACGGTTGTAGAAAAGGGAAAGAGGTTTATTACGGTCGCCCTCGAATCCGTTCCAGAGTGGGCCCTTAAAGGAGTAAGGCTAGACCTCTACGCCAACGACATAACCTTCAAGCGCTGGATCGAAAACCTGAACAACCTCCACGATAGCGGGAGAATGGCACTAGAATTTTATTTAGGCTTAAGTGAACCGGAAGAGGGTGAAAAAGTTGATTTCACGCCCTATGACAAAAGCCTTAATGCAAGCCAGAGGAAGGCCATAGCCGGGGCTTTGGGCAGTTCTGACTTCTTCCTGATCCACGGCCCCTTCGGCACAGGGAAGACAAGAACACTGGCTGAACTCATAAGGCAGGAGGTTAAGAGGGGGAACAAAGTTCTCGCAACGGCCGAAAGCAACGTGGCAGTTGACAACCTCGTTGAAAGACTTGCCGATTCCGGCTTGAATATAGTGAGGGTCGGTCATCCGAGCAGGGTTTCAAAGCAACTCCACGAGACAACCCTAGCTTACAAAATAACCCAGCACGAGCTCTACGGCGAGCTGAGGGAACTGAGGATCATCCATCAGAACCTTAAGGAGAAGAGGGACACCTTCACGAAACCCAGCCCAAAATACCGAAGGGGGCTAAGTGACAGGGAAATTCTCAGGCTGGCATCCAGGGGAATTGGAACGAGGGGTATCCCAGCAAGGATCGTCAGGGAGATGGCCGAGTGGATAAAGCTGAACGAACAGGTGAAGAAAACTCTCGATGACGCAATAAAGCTGGAGGAAAGAATAGCTAGAGAGATAATAAAAGAGGCGGACGTTGTTTTGACAACGAACTCATCTTCGGGCCTCGATGTGGTTAGCTACGGAGATTTTGATGTCGCTGTGATAGACGAAGCCACACAGGCAACTATTCCAAGCGTCCTCATACCAATCAATCGTGCGAAACGTTTCATACTTGCCGGGGACCACAAACAGCTGCCACCAACCATACTGAGTGAAAGGGCCAAGGAACTTTCAAAAACGCTGTTTGAGGGACTTATAGAACGCTATCCCAAAAAGTCAGAGATGCTCACGATTCAGTACCGTATGAACGAGAAGTTGATGGAGTTTCCAAGCAGGGAATTCTACTCCGGGAAGGTCAAAGCGGCCGAGAGCGTGAGGAACATAACGCTCGCAGACCTTGGAGTTAAAAGTCAAACCCAAGAGAAGCCCTGGAGCGAAGTGCTCGACCCCGAGAACGTTTTAGTCTTCGTTGATACTTCCGAAAGAGAAGATCGTTTCGAGAAACAGAGAAAAGGCAGCGACAGCAGAGAGAACCCATTGGAGGCCAAAATAGTCGCCGAAATAGTCAAGCGCCTATTCGGGATTGGTCTGAAGCCAGAGTTCGTTGGTGTAATAACCCCCTACGACGATCAGAGAGACTTGCTAAGCACACTTCTTCCAGAGGATGTTGAAGTCAAGACCGTGGATGGATACCAGGGACGAGAGAAGGAAGCAATAGTGATCTCCTTTGTCCGTTCTAATCCTCGGGGAGAACTGGGTTTCCTTACCGACTTAAGGAGGCTGAACGTCTCGCTAACTAGGGCCAAGAGAAAGTTAATAGCCGTGGGTGACGCCTCAACCCTGAGTTCACATCCCACATACCGCAGGTTCCTGGAATTTGTCAGCAAGGAGGGGGTATTAGTGAGAGTGCAATAA
- a CDS encoding ATPase domain-containing protein: MTPYNVPRVKSGIPGLDDLIQGGFPEGTTILVTGPTGTGKTTFGIQFVYKGAELYNEPGVIVTLEERASDLRREMRSFGWDLRKYEEEGKIAIVDGVSSVVGLPSEEKFVLEDSLNVEGFLRYIYRVVKAINAKRVVIDSVPSIAIRLREEKNIREILLRLNTILLEMGVTTILTTEAEDPKRDKLSRYGVEEFVARGVILLDLVEKDVELKRYILIRKMRETKHSMKKYPFEITEEGVVVYPSGEIY; this comes from the coding sequence ATGACGCCATACAATGTACCCCGTGTTAAGTCCGGTATTCCGGGCCTGGATGATCTCATTCAAGGAGGATTTCCTGAGGGCACCACTATTCTAGTCACTGGGCCAACCGGTACAGGGAAAACAACGTTCGGAATTCAGTTTGTTTATAAAGGTGCCGAGCTGTACAATGAACCCGGTGTTATAGTCACTCTTGAGGAGCGAGCAAGCGACCTAAGAAGGGAAATGAGAAGCTTTGGGTGGGACCTCCGGAAGTACGAGGAGGAGGGGAAGATAGCTATTGTTGATGGAGTAAGCTCGGTAGTTGGACTCCCCAGTGAGGAGAAATTCGTACTAGAAGATAGTCTCAACGTTGAGGGCTTCTTAAGGTATATCTATCGCGTTGTTAAGGCAATAAACGCCAAGAGGGTGGTTATAGATTCAGTACCCTCGATAGCAATAAGGCTCAGGGAAGAGAAAAACATCAGGGAAATCCTGCTCAGACTTAACACAATACTCTTAGAGATGGGCGTTACAACAATCCTCACGACTGAGGCGGAGGATCCAAAGAGGGACAAGCTCAGCAGGTATGGTGTAGAAGAGTTCGTGGCAAGGGGTGTTATTCTCCTTGACCTCGTTGAGAAGGACGTCGAGCTTAAGAGATACATTCTCATAAGGAAGATGAGGGAAACCAAGCACTCCATGAAGAAATATCCCTTTGAGATAACAGAGGAGGGCGTAGTTGTATATCCAAGCGGCGAGATATACTGA
- a CDS encoding RAD55 family ATPase yields the protein MGRIETGIIDGLIQNGIPAGSVVLILGDPKSGKTTFQMQFLYNQVMLHGMPGLAILVDMPKREFLSISRTFGWDFSSVLDEGLFLVDAYSHRIKSAPKFSFSEDVIIDASNPFEITKFISDMTKGLVAGGHSGQLVGIITSLTPLFFESDIVDIYKFLEELKDIAHRYNQVWLVEINSGIERPQVENTVKAIVDGIVELRMFEEGRILRRYLRVYGMRRTSHSLAWVPYEITPTGIILRG from the coding sequence ATGGGCAGAATAGAAACGGGCATAATAGATGGCCTTATACAAAACGGAATTCCTGCAGGGAGTGTAGTTCTGATCCTTGGTGATCCCAAATCGGGTAAAACTACCTTCCAGATGCAATTCCTCTACAATCAGGTCATGCTCCATGGCATGCCCGGCCTTGCAATACTTGTGGACATGCCAAAGAGGGAGTTTCTTTCAATATCCAGAACATTCGGCTGGGATTTTTCCTCGGTATTGGACGAAGGGCTCTTTTTAGTGGACGCGTACTCCCACAGGATAAAGAGTGCCCCCAAGTTCTCATTTTCAGAGGATGTAATAATAGACGCCTCCAATCCCTTTGAGATAACGAAGTTCATCAGTGACATGACAAAGGGACTTGTTGCAGGAGGGCACAGTGGTCAGCTGGTTGGCATAATAACCTCCCTGACTCCACTTTTCTTCGAGAGCGATATAGTTGACATATACAAGTTCCTTGAGGAGCTGAAAGACATTGCCCATCGCTACAACCAAGTCTGGCTGGTAGAGATCAACAGTGGAATTGAGCGGCCTCAGGTGGAGAACACAGTAAAAGCCATCGTCGACGGCATAGTGGAACTCAGGATGTTCGAGGAAGGAAGAATACTCAGGAGGTATCTACGGGTGTATGGAATGAGGAGGACATCGCATTCCCTCGCATGGGTTCCGTACGAGATAACGCCGACGGGGATAATACTTCGCGGATGA